Genomic DNA from Triticum dicoccoides isolate Atlit2015 ecotype Zavitan chromosome 4B, WEW_v2.0, whole genome shotgun sequence:
CCAAAAAACATGCCATCGAGTTGCGTGCACCACCGTGTCATTCACTCATTAGGCTGAAGCACGCTTCCACGGAGAAAAGTGTTGGTTAATTCATCGTTACCAAATAAAGAACTGGAAACGGATGTGTTCCGCTCCGTTGGTGAACCGGCGACGCTGCCGAACTGGTTTGTCCTTGCCGTTGGAGCGTCGCGGCGCGGAAGGGAACGGACGGAAGGAGCGATCGCGCTCTCGGAGATTTCGCCGTAGGAGCAGTGGGGCCGAAGATGCCAATCCCTGGCTCACCTCGGCAGTTTCCTACGCGGCTCCGTTCCACTCCAGCGGCTCGCTCTTCCACCAGTGGCAGATACTTTTGCACAAACACACTGGAATGCCTTCATAATAACGAAATAGGCCACAGAGGATCAGTTTTGTAAACATGGCCCAGAAGGTATACGTGCGCATGTCCAAAATCACTAGCCTGTAATCTGAGTGCTCTTTTGCCTTACAAAAAGTACTCAAGGACGACGATGGCACGATGAAGATTCATCATTGATGACTCAAGATTTGCTTATCGTACTCCACTACACTAACGAAGGCAGCCTGACTCACGGGGCCATCTCCTCCTCTCCCCACCTACTTAGCCGCCGCCGGAGGAAGCTGGTGGGCAACGCCTGTTTGGCAGACGGTGGTGGCGGGCTCATCTCCTCACACTACAGGAGTCCTCACAGCTGATGTGCGCTGCAGGGTCCTAGACGGCACGCGTGTCGACGGAGGTTGGACACGAGGCGCCAGCCCCAGGACATCTCGGCGGTGGACATACAGTTGCGGCTGTGAGGGGAGCACGACAGTTGTTTGTCATGTCAACGACCTCAATGGTGATTTGCAATGGTGTCGGCGTGGAGCCTGCAGTCTATGGGGCAATGTAGCCCCTTTGCTGGTTCGGCGAGGGGTGGCGATTGACGCAGAGAGTAAACACAACGAGGAGCGCgcgactttacccaggttcgggccgcacggaggcgtaaaaccatactcctgcCTTTTGGGTGTATTGGTGATGTTGAGCTCAAGTACACAGAGCGCTCTCCCTCGGCAAGAGGTGGGAAGGGAGCATCTACACGAATGCCTATGCGCGAGGGTTGCAAAGATTCGACCCCTTGTAATGTTGccctggccctccttttatagcttaaggggttaccacagtggcaaaaaGGTCATTACAGGGGTGATTAGACTGATACGGAGCTATCATactaactctggcagttaggacaaaacacattaaatgcgTTGCTAGGTGTCATGTGGAGGCTGAAATCCGGCAAGGTTGCTGTGTCACTTATCCAGCTACCTCCTATTAGCGTGACACGCCATCAAGGCGGGTATCAATAAAGGTGACTTACCCCTCCAGCAAGCTGACACACACGGGGTTACGTCCACCTAAGCACCTGCGGGCTCGACACCTCACTAATCAGCGGCCAGCTGGTGAGAGAGGCGGAGCGCTGGTGTTGCCAGGAAACCCATGCCCGAAAAGCTTGCCGGGGGTTGGCTTGCTGGCTCTTTCCCGCCGGAGTGGGTTACTTCTGTTGTGAAACTTGGGCCTTGTTCCAATGCTTGGTATTCTTAATGCGCACTTTGATCTCACGAAGAGCGGCTTCTCTGGCTTAGCTGTATATGAGACTTGGCACTTGACACAAGGATTCGCAGCGCGCCTGTGCATAAGTCAGGGCGGCAAACACTCATGTTTGTTGCATCGGCAGATGGTTGCTTTCCGTTCCTAGCGCAGCAGCGATGACGAATTTTCTTGGTTCTCGTTTTCGGTGGCAGCAGTGACACGTCTTCCTGGTCCTGTATGGAGGCGATTTGAAGACGTCGTGGTTGCGTGCACATCGGTTACTTTTCTTCCGACGGGGCGACCCCATGTTCTAACCATCTCTACGGGACGAAATGTCGATGGGTTTTAGCCTTCATATTGGAGGTTCCCGGCGACACGCTCCAAAGATCAGATTTCTCTCGCTCGATGCAGAGGTTTGGAGTGCTCGACATGGCTCGGTATGGCGTTCGCATCAACAGATCAAGCGATTCAACTTTGCTTGATGCGTGGGTTTCACCCTTGCCCGAGGTAGCCCATGTTTATAAACTTCATCTTAACTACTGTACCTTTGAGGTGGCTAGTTGCCATCATTTTCTAGAACATTTCCGGGGGGTTTATTTGTTTATTACAGCCCGGTATTTTCTAGCACTTCTTTGACTTTATCAATATACATATGACACACGATAAACTATTTGACATTGCTCACATATGCTTTCATTGAAATTGAGTGAACTGTCGGTCTGGCGTGTTCACAATGATTGGAACGACACGAACTTGGTCCCCCTTGTGACTGATTGAGCCTGCAAGTACCTCCTGTCTAAATCAGTTCATTCCCGACCCTGTCCAAAGACCAAAGTGCCAACAAATCCCAGCCACATTGGCCGAAACAAAAAAAACTTGTTCCAACAAATGCCTAACAAATGTATTTTCCGGTAAACAAGACCCCTTTTCTGCAAAAGTGGCGCCCTTTTTCCTGCTAATTTACCTTTCCCCTCCCCTGATCCCATCCCTCGCCCGGCCGCCCAGTTCACACTCCTGCGCCTCGAGCGCGACTCGCCTCAGCGCTCAGCTCAGATCGCCGCACCAATCCTCGGCGAAGGAGGTAATTAACAGCACCCCTACCTGCAATTTCCGGTCTAAAACCGTTGATCTCCACTCCCTGTTAGCTCATGATGCTTctttagtactactactactagtagtagtagtagtagtagtagtagggcaCCAGCGCTCTGGTCCGAGGTCAGCCTGCCAAACCTCCGCGCCTTGTGTTAGTTAGGTCTGTTCTTGATTTGGGCACTGATCACCTCGTACTTGTTTGGGCGGTAGGGCTTCTTTCAAAGGGCTGGGGTTATTGGTGCTGTTTAGGGTTACTAGAGCTATAATAAGATGCCGGCTGTTCCTTTGCCGAAATTGCTTGTGGCATTGCTGTGTCTGTATGCGCCTGAATCTCAACATTTGTGGCATGTGATGCTTAATCTGTGCACCACTGCTGTTCTTGGTGCAGCTTTTCGTGTGATATTTGCGGTATGTGCTGCGCAATCTTCGTTTACACGCTGTGGTGAAGCACCAAATTTGTGCTTGCTGTGCTTATAATAGACAGGTGAACGATTTCAAACCGCGGACTGAACTTTGTTTCAAGTCTGAATTTGTGTTCCTAACCTTTTTGAGTGCTCTTCTTGCTTTCAGAGAAAATCCCAACGGTTTCCTCGGGCCACCGAAGCTTCCGATTTCGTCTGTTGGAGATATCTTTGAGCCAAAAACTCTTCAGATAGTGAGTCTGAATTCCTTGACCTTCAGCCTCCTTTAGTCAGGGTTCATTTCTATCTTGTATTAATCCTTTTGGTCTGAATTTGAAGTAGCTTGCCTTGCAATTCTACATGATTAAATATGTTTACCACCATAGGATAAAGACTCCTCCTTATTTAAAGTCCAATTGTTTTAGCTAATTATTACTGTCACTGTCTCGTCTCCATTCTGCTTAGCTTCAGCTGCAATTTGCTGTCTTGGTTCAGACAATATTTTGTCTTATACTTCAGCACTGAAGAAAATATCTCCTTGTGTGTGTTAATTGCAGTCTTGGAATACCTACAATGGCAGCAACATACCCTATGCCTGATCCACCGGTGCTGAACAACTATGCTATTACTCAAAGATTCGACAACTCTGCTACAGAGACAGCCGGCAGAGACAAGTCCATAGGCTACCTGGACATCTTTGTCCACCAGGCGCGCGACATCCACAATGTTTGCATCTACCAAAAGCAGGACGTTTATGCAAAGCTGAGCCTCACAAGCGACCCACAGGTGTCGTGCTCGACCAAGGTGATCAATGGGGGTGGCCAGAACCCGTTGTTCGACGAGGGTCTACGGCTAGACGTGCGCAGCGTGGAGGCATCGCTGAGGTGCGAGGTGTGGATGCTGAGCAGGGTGAGGAACTACCTGGAGGACCAGCTTCTCGGCTTCACCCTCGTTCCTCTGTCAGACATCCTTCTGGCCGATGGAAATCTGGCCCAGGAGTTCTCCATGTCGTCCTCCGACCTGCTCCACTCGCCGGCCGGTTTTGTGCGCCTGTCCCTGTCTTATGTCGGTAGCTCTCCGGACGTCATCGAGATCTCATCGCTCAATAAATCGGCGTCGGCGGTCACCGACTGTGGAAATGGCAGCCTGGATCCTTGTGAGATCGAAAAGATGGAGTTCCCAGACCTGAACATGGTGAACGAGAATGAAATGATGGTCTCCAAGTATTTCGAGATGGACTGTGACAGTGCAGCAAAGGCTGAGACCTGCAAGTTACCACAGCATGATGCAGATGAGCCTGGTCCTGAGGTCTCTAAGATCACTCCCAAGGAGTATCCTGACGAAAGCCCTGTGAGCTGTGTCTCGACCACAGGCTCCTCCCCGGAGCTGTCCCCCATGACGCAATCGGTCTCTGAGCCGTCCGAGACCGCCGTCGCGGCGGCATCCTCCACCGGAAGCCAGAGGGAGAAGAGCCAGGGTGTTACTACCGATGGCGAGGCCGATTCTTCTGAGGCGCCATCCAAGGATGAGGTTGCCCAGCCTGCAGTGATCACCGTGAACCTCCAGCCCAGGGAATCAGTTGTCCAGCAGGACATAGTTGACATGTACATGAAGAGCATGCAGCAGTTCACTGACTCCCTTGCGAAGATGAAGCTCCCGCTGGATGTCGAGAATGGTAGCCCCTCGGTTGATAACATCGACTCGAGTACAACTGAGAaaccgtcgccatcgccgtcgtccaaGGGTCCTAGGGTCTTCTATGGAAGCAGAGCCTTCTTCTAagttgctgctactgctgctagctAGGCTGGCTCATACATACTCTGTTTGCCTCACTAAGGAGGCTAGACTCTCACTGTAAACTTGTATTGCTAATGGTGTTATGCTTAGTTAAAAAGATGGATATTTTTCATAATAATTCCAGAGCTGTAGATTCAGCTTGTGTAACATAGTATACTACTGCATGGAAGTAACTTGATGATACTTTCTTCTATATTTGAGTTGCCTAGAGTTTTTAGTGCTAAATGTGTGAAATTCTTTGACCTTCAGAAGGATTTACATCAGCTTACACATCAGGAAACTAGTGTCATTTGCACAATACTTTATTGAGTGGCACCAATTATTCCACGATGTTAGATTTGCCACCAATTACAGGAGAAAGGTGGTAACTCGACCACTGCataatcgcaatgaaacaggaaaaaAAATAGTAGATGGCAAATATATGTCAGGAAGCACAGACATACCAAAAGTCTTGAATGGACAAGGTGGATTTCAAATGGTACAGAGATCCTCAAACCCAGTTTCGACAAGGAAGAGAAAAGATAAACTCAAAACACATTTACGGTCCAATGAAGTGCTGATCAACATAGAACTACAGAAGATGTAAAAAGTTTACATGATTCAAATCTCCCTCAAGGGGAGAATTCAGTGATTTCAGGGATCTAAAATCAACAATTCAAAAAAAACAGACCAACTTAAAAatcatcgtcatcctcctcggCCATGTGCTTTGCCAGCTCTTCCTCCTGCTGGAGCCTTTCTCGGCGCTTCTCAGCGCTCTCCTTTTCCTTATGAGAATTCGGGGGGAACCTCATGGCCTTGACCGCTTCATTATGCATGTTGAGGCAGAAAGCGATTCTGGAGTTGAATGCAGCCTGGGGTTCATTTGTCGAGTAGACATCGCCAGTTTCTTTCGACACCATCCAGCCATTTGCATGGTCTATGGTGGCatcaattgcaccatctcttatggccTTGGCTACGATGCACTCCGCATCAGCAACAGGATTCTCAGTGTCTAGCCTTAGCTTCTTCGCAATATCAGCAAGGGAGATCCGCGAGTATGAAATGCTGATGTTGCGTAGTCCAGTTCGAATGACGTTGTGGCGGAGCCTCACGATCAAATTGTGAGTCCTGTCTGCACTGAATGTGCTTGCAAATTTGTCTGCAACAGCTCTAAACAGTTCCAAATCGCCAATCCTGACGGCCTAGACACCAATAATTCAAATGTTATGACTAGAGCTTTCCAGACAGTAACATGAGATTTAAAAGAAGACTGGAACTTACATTTGTAAGCTCAAAATATGGTGCCAAAGCTTCCTTCATTCCTTTCTGCATGAAAACAGTCCTCTCTGGGATCTCCCCAAGAAGCAGCCTTACTATGATAGCCCATTTATTGCACTGAATCCTAAAACCACGAGCTGCAGCCGGTGCCTTCCTAGCAGCTTGCAGGAGGCTTTCTTTAGCATCAGTGTACTCCAACTGAATTGTTCTGATTTTCCCCAAGTAGAAGAGGTACCGGCAGaactgtattaaaaaatgttaacagTTGCTTGAGTGTATCAATGAAATCAGTTAGACTGCAGGAAGATCTCACACATCAATCACCCCAAAGCATTTTTAAAAGAATAGCTAACAAATAAactagtttcataaaatttaaatgtACTGGTGTAATGCATCTGAAACATAATACAATTACTAAAGTGCAGATAATGATTGGAAGAGGCAGATGAATTACTTGCTGGTTGGAATGGGCTTCAAAACGTGGTGCCTTCGACCTAAGTTTCTCTGCCTGGTCATACAAGTTATAGTGGAGGTAATTGCGGAGAAGCAGGTTGAGCAGGGTTTCCTGTTATCATGAAAAAACAATGCATTTCCATATATTAGCACAATTTGACAGCATAACACTTAATCAGCAAGAACCAGGAAAACAGAACTACCTGACCAAGCTCATCGTGATGTAAAGTTGCCATTCTATGTAACCCAAGGAGATTACTGTACAAAGAAGCAAATATGAGCGATGAATTACAAAACAGGGTAAATGGAATCTAAGGAAATACTAGAGTAGGGGAAGATGTAGAAGTTGACATACCCACGAATTTCAGCAAGGGTGTTTGTAAGTTCATACACATATGAATAATAAAAGTATAGTCTAGAAGCCAAAACATCAACAGTTCTCCTGTTCAAGTTCTTCAGACGAGCAATGCTTCCAGTTGCGCATGCTTTAGCCTAGAGACAATTGGAGAACTTTAACTTAATAATATGTTGCATATGCTGCACAAAATATATCACTATATAAGACATACCTCGTCGTATTTCTTCTGATCAATGAGGAAAATCAGaacaagcaaagaacaatatatttcAATCTCAGGAAGGCCATGCTTGATAGAAATCTGAGTTGCTGGAGCTGCTGCATCAATATCCATCTCAGCTTCATCTTCCTAAAAAGTAACAATAGATGCATACCATGATTAATGAGTTTTGAATAACAGAATAATATTTTTAAAAGCAAATCTAACTTCAAATGTTTTGTTCTCTAAATTATGGAGCAGGTGGCAGAAGTCTAAATTGATCGGCTTCAAGAGCATCTTCGGCTCCTCACATAGAAAGGTCGATTAACTAGTATGTAACAAGCTTCCTGACATTCTAAAAAAACTGAAGTTATCTTGTAAGTGGCAAGTGGTGATCAGCCTGGTAATCAGTTTAATGGGGTATCATCATAACAGACACACAGATTTGGAAAAATACACCCTACTGCTACAACTCCAGTAACAAATTTCCCCATGTATCTAAACATACGGCAAGCTCCCACATGCAGAAGGagaagaaataaagatgcaaataaatgaCGCAAGCAAAAAATGACACGACTAGAATTTAATCACACGATGAAAACAGAATTACTAACTGAAGGCAAATAAATAGATAATCAGAATCATACGATTATTAACAAGAAAAAACTAGCAAGATACTTGCCATAGGATGCTGTGAAACAGTTAATTATGCAGTGTGCAGATGATAATCACGTATAAAAGGGGGCGCCTATGTGTCAGGTGCCTTTTCTTTGCTCTCAGTCCATTTTTTACAATCCAACGGCTCTGGTCCTTCTTCCACCTNNNNNNNNNNNNNNNNNNNNNNNNNNNNNNNNNNNNNNNNNNNNNNNNNNNNNNNNNNNNNNNNNNNNNNNNNNNNNNNNNNNNNNNNNNNNNNNNNNNNNNNNNNNNNNNNNNNNNNNNNNNNNNNNNNTCGAGGTCCTTCCTCCCTGCAAGCCGCGTCATCCACACCTCCGGCGAGGTCCTGGCAAGCCCTCGGCAGCAACGCCACGCCGTTCCAGGCTCGAGCTTGTTGCTGCACAGCCTGCACTGCTCACTTCCAAAATCGACTGATCCAAAAAATATTCTCAGTTGCCTGATGAATGGCAACTGTACATATAAAAGCTACCATCATCAGTTCCAGGTCCAGTTTCACCCAAAAAAAAATCCAGACCAGTTCGGAATTACCGCCCCTCCGTTTGAAAGTATAAATTTTAGATTTTAGCAAGACTTTTTCCAGCCTCGGCTTTGTTCACCCAGTACAAAACAGGAAAACGAGTTATCAAAAGGTTTTGGTACCCTGAATCCCTGAACAGTACACAAACCATGCAAGTATGTGCCCGTCGTATATGCAAAAATGAAACTAAGACAGAACTCTGACTTTCATAGGATAACCACCAGAGCTAACATGAAACTGTGAATTACGCATGGCAACAACAGTTAGAGTATCAACATGGAAGCAACTGCAGTGGAAGACTAAGTCGTGGGTCATGACAAAACTCTGTTGCTCAGAATTTTACCTTGGGGAGGAGGGGAGTGAGGCGGGCGTATGCGTCGCTGGAGGCCGGGAGGGCGAAGGCGAGGAAGGCCGAGACgtcgcgggcggcgaggcggcggcgcagggcgacGGTGAGGCGGACGGCGCGGGAGATCCGGCGGACCTCCTTGGAGAGCGACCCCGCCTCGATCACCGCGGCGATCTCCTTCAGATCTGGGGCACGAGCAGATCAGAACAAATCTGAGGTACCGGGGAGGGGGGACCTAGGGTTTTGGTGAGGGGGAGGGGGGACCTAGGGTTTTGGTGAGGGGGAGGGGAGCTTACGGTGGAGGGTGGAGGGGGCCGGCGCCGCCTCTACGGCGGCGGAAGGAGGGGCCGCCTGCGGCTCGCCCATCTGCACGTCCATCCCGGCGGCAAGGGGAGAGTGCGGAGTATTGGTGCCGAAGCTTGGGTGCGGAGGAGCCTTCTGCTTTGTTCCTTGTGGCTTAAGAAGGTCACCTCACACTTTCATCTACACAACGGTGTTTTGGAAAATTGGAAGGTGTAccatatctataatacctaaatagttcatcctcaCTATcttatttctcttaacatgcaacCTATCCACACCACTAATCAACATGCAACCATCCACCTCACTCCACCTCAGCAGTGTACCACATCAGCAATTCCAAATATCCTTCTTCTTTTTGATGGAAAATGCCCTTTTTATTCTTGTGATTTAATTTCCATTCCGCTCACTTCATCTTCCATCTTAAGAAAACTCCCGAACCGGTGGTACACAAATTAAAAGGTCACCACCAGTCGCGTGTAACGGAGGAGTCAGTCCAGGGATCACCGCATCCTTCGATCCCTTCAGCAGACTGCTCCCTCGATTCCTCTatgttgatctcttcgcctccttctctgcctctgGCCTCTTGGCGCACCACGCCTTCCTCGCTCGCCGTCTCCCGATCCCCCCAGCCCCCACCTGCCTGCGGCGTGCCGTTCTGCGGGCTCAGTTCTTGGATACGACCTACCGACCCGCTGCAGCCTGCCCGGAGAAATTGCCGGCTGTGCCGTATTATCGCCATCGTCACTATGGAAGGTGGGAGGATCCCCGATCTGAAGTTCGGAAATCAGATTTGAAGATTTTGTTTTGTTATCTTCGTGGGTTCAAGTTAAGCAGGTGAGCCACTGAGCATTGCATCCTATATTCCGTTCTGTGTGATTGGTGTCCATATATGTTGATCCGTTTGGTAACAATCTGGTGTCAATATTGATCCGTTTGGTAACAATCAACCAACGCCACTGCTGCCCACCACACCTCGACTCGCCATGGTAACTGCCAACATCAGTGGTtcccggcgacggcgacgacgagacACTAGGGGAAGCTGTCCACACGAGTTGCTCTACAAGACGAGGCCAGTGGAGGATAGGCAGCGGCACACGATCACTGCATACAGGCAAGGTGTCTTCTCAACTACCCTGGACTCGAGCTGCCGCAACCATCGTCAATTCTAGGTTATGACTCCTGACCTTGATTTAACTATTGATTTTCGGAAGAAAAAATATGGTGTATTCCAGTACTGTTCATCCTCTTTTGATGTTCTGAAATATCATGCAGCAATTTGACTGATTCGAGTGACGTCCAAGGGAGTTTATACATGTACATATATTCATTTGTCACATGTCTTAAGTAAACAAGAAGCCACCCTCCAATAGTTACCACCTGTAAGTTACCCAGTCAACCTATTTCAATCTATTTTTGTTAAAGACTTGATGTATACAAAGTACATCACAAATTGATTTTTCTTTCCTAAAAGGGGTATCGACGACTCTGTCTTCTTTCATGCTTATGATGTACAGATTATACACAATGAGTGCAAGCTTCAAATTAACTCGAGCTGTTTCAAAGTGATGCATTACTTGCTGCACTCTTATTCTGAACTTTTTCCTAATTTTGATTTTTCCCAACTATTTTTTTAGACAGATAGCAATGTCCCTAATACCCTGCTTATTGCAAATTGTGAAGTTGTCAGGCCATGGGTTGCAGCTGCAGAACACATATCACTGGTCATTCAGTGTTAATTGAGTTCCCATTACAATTTTAGTTTGTTAGTACAGAGTAGCATGATTTTTCATATGCGTGTAAATATATAGATCTGGTCTCTTAGGTCCTGCATGCAGTTCTTAGTTAACCTTCTCTGTCAGTTTCTTATGCCTGTGTAAAATGGTATAATTAAGGTGATTAATTGTTCATACTGATCATTAACATGCTTGTGAGGGCCTAAACTAGGAATTCTTCATACTGATCATTAATTGTTTCAGAATAGAGCTAACCAGACATATGTTTTGTACTGCAGTTCAATGAGGAAGCACAATCACCTTTTGTGAAGAAGTACAAGACTAACATTCACCCGGAGAGGTAATAATTTGTCCTTTATACCTCCGAAGTTGCAACTATATAGTATCTAAGTAATCTTCTTTACATGTTGCTTACTCTTTATTTTACTTCCCATTCACATATCAATTTGAGGGTATATGCATATTTACGTTCCTGAGGTAAGTCATATAAAGGTTTTACTACTGAGCAAGATGGCCGACTTCCTTTTTTCTATACTATTGTGTATTGCTGAAGATGTCCAATGAAATTTTAAAGGGCTGAAGTTTTTTTTATGGTATGCCATCCATAATATTCTTTGTTGTTCATCACATCTTTTTATTAATTAATTGTAATGCAAGATAAATCTATCTTCTCTTAATAACATAACTATCTTGATGTTTTACCGGTTCCTTTTGTCTTGATTATGTAGTTTCCTAACATACAACAACTTAAATTTGATAATTGGCCACTCGAGCATGGATGACAATGTATATGGAGATGGTTATACTACAAATTCTCCTTTAGAGACACGATGAAAACATTAGAATTAGGCTGCTATTTCCATTTTCGAAAGATTAGCAGCACCTCAGTGATGCCGATTACGTAAAGGTAATGAACCAATCAGTGGACTAGGTTGTTATTTTATTTCTTCAGAGTTATGTTATCCAATGCAAAGAATTAGCTAAAAGAGGGACATTTCAGATGAAGCTAGAATTAAACACTGTAACACTATATATTTTAGGCAAAAGCCTTACTGTTCTATCGGGACTAATGAAATTTGTATGCCGTTTGTTTGCCTGCCGTTTTGGGATGGATTAAAGTAAATGTACATGGGAGTTCTGATGCAGATTGCGCACAATCAAGACTTGGGGTTGTAGCTAGGTGGTGATGTTTTAGTTACAAATTGATAGTTTATTCCACTTGCACGTATTGACAAGCTTAACCATTCTCTGCTTCTTCGATTGTCCATGCATTGTCCGAAATCTGAAAGATGTAAGTAGGAGGATTGATCTTACTTACCTATGTATCATTCTAAAGTATCTTCAAATGAGAATAATTTATTCATCTTTTTGTCTACCCTTTTAGTAGTTAGTTGATGAGTGAAACACCAACTTTAGACAATATTTCCCGCAGCaaggcgcggggtatcatctagtatatACAAGGCCCGTACTATTTAAGAAAAAAATGGACattgattttttattttattttgcaagaaAAACTTCCGATCAGTTCATCAACTctcaaggtagtacaaagaacaccgGAAGTAAAAATACATCCAGGTCCATAGACCACAAACGACGACTATAAGCACTGAAGCGGGCCAAAGACGTACAACCATCATTGCCCGCCTCTCACCGAAGCcatgcaaaccttgttgtagtagtctGTCAGTAAGTCATCGTGTTAAGCCTCTATAGGACCAGTGCGCCCGAACAACAAACACCGCTATGAAGATAATCGTAGATAAGAAGGATTCAACCGGTAGACACACGAAATACACATTAAGTACATGTTACAAAATACATATCTTGTAAAGGTATATTCAATGATATAACTT
This window encodes:
- the LOC119291394 gene encoding uncharacterized protein LOC119291394, translated to MAATYPMPDPPVLNNYAITQRFDNSATETAGRDKSIGYLDIFVHQARDIHNVCIYQKQDVYAKLSLTSDPQVSCSTKVINGGGQNPLFDEGLRLDVRSVEASLRCEVWMLSRVRNYLEDQLLGFTLVPLSDILLADGNLAQEFSMSSSDLLHSPAGFVRLSLSYVGSSPDVIEISSLNKSASAVTDCGNGSLDPCEIEKMEFPDLNMVNENEMMVSKYFEMDCDSAAKAETCKLPQHDADEPGPEVSKITPKEYPDESPVSCVSTTGSSPELSPMTQSVSEPSETAVAAASSTGSQREKSQGVTTDGEADSSEAPSKDEVAQPAVITVNLQPRESVVQQDIVDMYMKSMQQFTDSLAKMKLPLDVENGSPSVDNIDSSTTEKPSPSPSSKGPRVFYGSRAFF
- the LOC119291395 gene encoding probable 26S proteasome non-ATPase regulatory subunit 3 isoform X1, with protein sequence MDVQMGEPQAAPPSAAVEAAPAPSTLHHLKEIAAVIEAGSLSKEVRRISRAVRLTVALRRRLAARDVSAFLAFALPASSDAYARLTPLLPKEDEAEMDIDAAAPATQISIKHGLPEIEIYCSLLVLIFLIDQKKYDEAKACATGSIARLKNLNRRTVDVLASRLYFYYSYVYELTNTLAEIRGNLLGLHRMATLHHDELGQETLLNLLLRNYLHYNLYDQAEKLRSKAPRFEAHSNQQFCRYLFYLGKIRTIQLEYTDAKESLLQAARKAPAAARGFRIQCNKWAIIVRLLLGEIPERTVFMQKGMKEALAPYFELTNAVRIGDLELFRAVADKFASTFSADRTHNLIVRLRHNVIRTGLRNISISYSRISLADIAKKLRLDTENPVADAECIVAKAIRDGAIDATIDHANGWMVSKETGDVYSTNEPQAAFNSRIAFCLNMHNEAVKAMRFPPNSHKEKESAEKRRERLQQEEELAKHMAEEDDDDF
- the LOC119291395 gene encoding probable 26S proteasome non-ATPase regulatory subunit 3 isoform X2; the encoded protein is MGEPQAAPSPAAVEAAPAPSTLHHLKEIAAVIEAGSLSKEVRRISRAVRLTVALRRRLAARDVSAFLAFALPASSDAYARLTPLLPKEDEAEMDIDAAAPATQISIKHGLPEIEIYCSLLVLIFLIDQKKYDEAKACATGSIARLKNLNRRTVDVLASRLYFYYSYVYELTNTLAEIRGNLLGLHRMATLHHDELGQETLLNLLLRNYLHYNLYDQAEKLRSKAPRFEAHSNQQFCRYLFYLGKIRTIQLEYTDAKESLLQAARKAPAAARGFRIQCNKWAIIVRLLLGEIPERTVFMQKGMKEALAPYFELTNAVRIGDLELFRAVADKFASTFSADRTHNLIVRLRHNVIRTGLRNISISYSRISLADIAKKLRLDTENPVADAECIVAKAIRDGAIDATIDHANGWMVSKETGDVYSTNEPQAAFNSRIAFCLNMHNEAVKAMRFPPNSHKEKESAEKRRERLQQEEELAKHMAEEDDDDF